A window from Gossypium raimondii isolate GPD5lz chromosome 7, ASM2569854v1, whole genome shotgun sequence encodes these proteins:
- the LOC105786147 gene encoding non-specific phospholipase C6 has protein sequence MERSFSFIFLLFILPFVVSQESPIKTIVVLVMENRSFDHMVGWMKQGINPTINGVTGNECNPISTKTPNPKSVCFTNDAQFVDPDPGHSFEAVEQQVFGSTPSSFPSMSGFVEQAFSISPNMSETVMKGFKPEAVPIYASLVKEFAVFDRWFSSIPGPTQPNRLFVYSATSHGSTSHVKKQLAQGYPQKTIFDSLHENGKDFGVYFQNIPTTLFYRNLRKLKYVFKFHQFDLKFKKDALNGKLPSLSVIEPRYFDLKGLPANDDHPSHDVANGQKLVKEVYETLRASPQWNETLLVITYDEHGGFYDHVKTPFVNVPNPDGNTGPAPSFFKFDRLGVRVPTIMVSPWIKKGTVISGPKGPTPNSEFEHSSIPATIKKIFNLSSNFLTHRDAWAGTFEDVVSHLTSPRTDCPETLSDVVPLRTTEAKEDAALSEFQSEVVQLAAVLNGDHFLSSFPDEMSKKMTVKEAHEYTKGAVSRFIRASKEALKLGAAESAIVDMRSSLTTRSSNP, from the exons ATGGAGCGCtcattttccttcattttcttgcTGTTTATCTTACCATTTGTAGTATCCCAAGAGTCACCCATTAAGACAATAGTGGTTTTGGTAATGGAAAACAGATCCTTTGATCACATGGTTGGTTGGATGAAACAAGGCATAAACCCAACCATCAATGGTGTAACTGGTAATGAATGTAACCCCATTTCAACCAAAACCCCAAACCCAAAATCcgtttgtttcactaatgatgCTCAGTTCGTAGATCCAGATCCAGGTCATTCTTTTGAAGCTGTTGAACAACAGGTATTTGGTTCAACTCCCTCCTCATTCCCTTCCATGTCTGGTTTTGTAGAACAGGCCTTCTCAATCTCCCCAAACATGTCTGAAACAGTCATGAAAGGTTTCAAACCAGAAGCTGTCCCTATTTATGCATCATTAGTTAAAGAATTTGCTGTGTTTGATCGTTGGTTTTCATCAATCCCTGGTCCAACACAACCTAATAGACTCTTTGTTTATTCAGCTACTTCCCATGGTTCAACTAGCCATGTCAAAAAACAATTAGCGCAAGGGTACCCTCAAAAAACAATCTTTGATTCACTTCATGAAAATGGTAAAGATTTTGGGgtttatttccaaaatataCCCACAACTTTGTTTTATAGAAACCTTAGGAAACTCAAATATGTGTTTAAGTTCCATCAATTTgatttgaagtttaaaaaaGATGCCTTGAATGGCAAGTTACCTAGCTTGAGTGTGATTGAACCAAGGTATTTTGATCTTAAAGGGTTACCTGCTAATGATGATCATCCATCACATGATGTGGCTAATGGTCAAAAGTTGGTCAAAGAAGTGTATGAGACATTGAGGGCAAGCCCTCAATGGAACGAAACGTTGTTGGTGATTACTTATGATGAACATGGTGGGTTTTATGATCATGTTAAGACACCATTTGTTAATGTTCCAAACCCTGATGGGAACACTGGTCCTGCTCCTTCTTTCTTCAAGTTTGATAGACTTGGTGTTCGTGTTCCTACTATTATGGTCTCTCCTTGGATCAAGAAAGGCACTG TGATAAGTGGTCCAAAAGGACCAACACCAAACTCAGAATTTGAGCACTCATCAATCCCTgcaacaataaagaaaatcttCAACCTTTCTTCCAATTTCTTAACTCACAGAGATGCTTGGGCCGGCACTTTTGAAGATGTTGTTTCCCACTTAACTTCCCCAAGAACTGATTGTCCAG AAACATTGTCAGATGTTGTACCTTTGAGGACAACTGAAGCAAAAGAAGATGCTGCTCTGTCTGAGTTTCAAAGTGAGGTTGTTCAACTAGCTGCTGTTCTTAACGGTGACCATTTCTTGAGCAGTTTTCCCGATGAGATGAGCAAGAAAATGACGGTGAAAGAAGCTCATGAGTACACCAAAGGGGCCGTTTCCCGGTTCATACGAGCAAGTAAAGAGGCCCTCAAGTTGGGAGCTGCCGAATCCGCCATTGTAGATATGCGATCATCGCTTACAACGAGATCTTCGAATCCGTAA
- the LOC105786153 gene encoding mediator of RNA polymerase II transcription subunit 30, with the protein MEENPTVSPTTTPTNSGNKTTQELASEGLKHLEETIEAAFQILSSMNDELCNPALWSTNPTTNNTTTNTAGPNGSSLSNGVVLGNGDSSSDGGHHLEMGGIGGSGNGALDEARLRYKNSVAALRTVLTAIPNSQKAKAFETGSTATSPADEADIEKLEEEASNLRKELANKNLYIKRLIDQLRELITDVSTWQSPCSM; encoded by the exons atggaagaaaatccCACAGTAAGTCCTACAACAACACCAACAAACAGCGGCAACAAAACGACGCAGGAACTTGCATCAGAGGGTCTAAAACATCTAGAAGAAACCATTGAAGCTGCTTTTCAAATCCTCTCTTCCATGAACGACGAGCTTTGCAACCCTGCCTTATGGTCCACCAATCCTACTACTAATAACACTACTACTAATACTGCTGGACCTAACGGTTCTTCTCTCtccaacggcgtcgttttaggAAACGGTGATTCGTCGTCCGACGGTGGACATCACTTGGAGATGGGTGGAATTGGAGGTAGTGGCAATGGTGCGCTCGATGAAGCTCGCCTTAGGTATAAGAACTCCGTCGCTGCTCTTCGCACTGTGCTCACCGCCATTCCCAATTCTCAGAAG GCAAAAGCATTTGAAACGGGTTCAACGGCGACTAGTCCTGCAGATGAAGCTGATATTGAAAAGCTGGAAGAAGAAGCCTCGAATCTCAGGAAG GAGCTTGCAAACAAGAATCTATACATAAAGCGTCTAATAGATCAACTACGGGAGCTTATTACGGATGTATCGACTTGGCAAAGTCCTTGTTCCATGTAA
- the LOC105786163 gene encoding uncharacterized protein LOC105786163 — protein MECNKDEAIRAKELAEKKLAEMDVFGAKRFALKAQNLYPELDGLSQLLATLDVYISADKKINGEVDWYRVLAVQPFADEDTIRKHYRKLALVLHPDKNKSVGADGAFKILSEAWNLLSDKVKRIAYDQKRNLRGSYTNVSHVKPSSSTTTGRNGFSQNFTNENISNTSGRNGATYSKPTPRSARIDTFWTTCNSCKMHFEYSRVYINLNLPCINCRTPFFAVETPAPAINSSSKYTSFSDFMKFRQVHNKGQARFSGSSTKISRKGQFPSSGSNINVSQLTSTTQATGVANAASETLKRGHKETKADITIKESLHMKCHPSQKTDAGLGMGSSASVSSFAGKKHRPKRRRIDETKMGNHSAMGNEGVSSFENNAGISRTNSIKQPSPLEIRNILMELAKKEINKKLNSWKLTSQSAASDKPKAFDEGFSGNNEGNETGALTMKPDAHKSVEFVDIKSSVQPKMSCSVDTDLDPATEEPDPMSMNVPDPDFHDFDQDRTEKSFGENQVWAAYDDDDGMPRYYAMIHGVISLKPFKIRMSWLNSKSNAELAPLNWIGSGFYKTSGDFWIGKYEVNKSLNSFSHKVKWSKGRKGAIQIYPRKGDVWALYRNWSADWNELTPDEVIHRYDMVEVLEDYNEQKGVAVVPLVKVPGFKTVFRKHFEQSKTRMIPREELFRFSHQVPSYLFTGQEALNTPKGCLELDPAATPLELLKVLTEAQVKEMEVMTETVQETKVESAGQAFIEENKNKKPQMLVYGRRQRRKRET, from the coding sequence ATGGAATGTAACAAAGATGAGGCCATTAGAGCTAAAGAGCTTGCCGAGAAAAAACTTGCGGAGATGGACGTTTTTGGGGCCAAAAGATTTGCGTTGAAGGCTCAAAACTTGTATCCTGAGCTTGATGGTCTTTCTCAGTTGCTTGCAACTCTCGACGTGTACATATCTGCAGATAAAAAGATCAATGGAGAAGTTGACTGGTACCGGGTGCTTGCTGTTCAACCATTTGCTGATGAGGATACCATTCGGAAACATTACAGGAAGCTAGCTCTCGTTCTTCATCCCGACAAAAATAAATCCGTTGGTGCAGATGGGGCTTTCAAAATTCTATCTGAAGCTTGGAATTTGCTGTCTGATAAAGTGAAGAGAATTGCTTATGACCAGAAACGGAACTTAAGGGGCAGTTATACTAATGTTTCACATGTGAAACCATCGTCATCAACGACAACTGGTCGTAACggtttttcccaaaatttcacCAATGAGAATATTTCGAACACCAGTGGTAGGAATGGTGCTACTTATTCTAAGCCTACTCCTCGCTCAGCGAGAATCGATACCTTTTGGACAACCTGCAACTCTTGTAAGATGCATTTCGAGTACTCTCGGGTTTACATCAACTTAAATCTTCCTTGTATCAACTGTCGTACACCCTTTTTTGCTGTTGAAACACCTGCCCCAGCTATAAACAGCAGTAGCAAATATACTTCATTTTCCGACTTCATGAAGTTTCGCCAGGTTCATAATAAGGGACAAGCAAGATTTTCTGGTTCATCTACAAAAATTTCCCGGAAAGGCCAGTTCCCTAGTTCGGGAAGTAACATAAATGTGTCTCAACTGACTTCGACCACTCAAGCTACTGGTGTTGCTAATGCAGCTAGCGAAACATTAAAGCGTGGACACAAAGAAACAAAGGCCGATATCACGATAAAGGAAAGCTTGCACATGAAATGTCACCCTTCCCAGAAAACTGATGCAGGTTTAGGTATGGGATCTTCAGCTTCGGTTTCTAGTTTTGCAGGAAAGAAACATAGACCCAAGAGGAGGCGCATAGATGAGACCAAGATGGGAAATCACTCGGCCATGGGAAATGAAGGGGTTAGCAGTTTCGAAAATAATGCCGGAATCTCTAGAACTAATAGCATAAAGCAGCCTTCGCCACTGGAAATACGGAATATTTTGATGGAATTGGCTAAGAAAGAAATCAACAAGAAACTAAATTCATGGAAGCTGACTTCTCAATCAGCTGCTTCGGATAAACCAAAGGCATTCGACGAGGGCTTTAGTGGTAACAATGAAGGAAATGAAACAGGTGCTTTGACTATGAAACCCGATGCACACAAATCTGTGGAGTTTGTTGATATCAAGTCTAGTGTTCAGCCCAAAATGTCTTGCTCTGTTGATACCGATCTTGATCCTGCTACAGAGGAACCTGATCCAATGTCCATGAATGTTCCAGATCCcgattttcatgattttgatcAGGATCGTACTGAAAAGTCATTCGGTGAGAACCAGGTTTGGGCTgcttatgatgatgatgatgggatGCCTCGTTATTATGCAATGATTCATGGTGTGATATCATTAAAACCGTTCAAAATACGGATGAGTTGGCTTAATTCTAAAAGCAATGCAGAACTAGCTCCGTTAAACTGGATTGGTTCGGGCTTTTACAAAACTAGTGGGGATTTCTGGATAGGCAAATATGAAGTTAATAAGTCTCTTAACTCGTTTTCGCACAAAGTGAAGTGGTCGAAAGGCCGGAAAGGAGCAATCCAAATATATCCAAGGAAGGGAGATGTTTGGGCTCTTTATAGGAACTGGTCTGCTGATTGGAATGAACTTACACCTGATGAAGTGATACACAGATACGACATGGTTGAGGTTCTCGAAGATTACAATGAACAAAAGGGTGTTGCTGTTGTACCACTTGTTAAGGTGCCTGGGTTCAAGACAGTGTTTAGGAAGCATTTTGAACAAAGTAAAACACGGATGATTCCAAGAGAAGAGTTGTTTCGGTTTTCTCATCAGGTCCCTTCATATTTGTTCACAGGCCAAGAAGCTCTAAATACTCCAAAGGGTTGCTTGGAGCTCGATCCTGCAGCTACTCCATTGGAACTTCTTAAGGTATTAACCGAAGCTCAAGTGAAAGAAATGGAGGTGATGACCGAAACAGTTCAGGAAACGAAAGTAGAATCTGCTGGACAAGCCTTCAtcgaagaaaacaaaaataagaaacccCAAATGCTTGTTTATGGTAGACGACAACGAAGAAAACGGGAAACGTAG